The Halostagnicola larsenii XH-48 region AAACCAGAAGCAAGTAATAAGATTCCTAGTACACCAAAACTGAGGGCTATTACTCCGCCCTTCACGGCCAAATTCAGTATCCTATCCCGTCGTCCAAATGAGGTTCCTACAATCAAGAAAATCGAAATGAACAAATATATGAAAACCCTTCTAGATTGTGATAATACTATCAACGCTATTCCAATAATTGCAATGGCTCCTGTCAATACCATAGGCTGTATGCGATCTTGTTTCCACTTTGAATAGGCGATATAAGCTCCTAAGACGGTAGCGGGGGCAATGTGAAGCGCAAAGACATTCGGGTTATCAAAGAATAGAATAAGACGTCCGTTCATGAAATTACTATCACTCATATTTGTAATAGCGAAATAGATCACCATTGCAAATAATGAGAAAACAAGGGCGATCGCATGATGGTATAGTTGCCGTCTTGTTCGTGTGAGAGTGTATAACACAGACGACTGTATAATAAATATGAATGTGAGCTGGAGAGGTAATTTAATTGCTTCTGTCGGTTCCTGTGCATTGAACACTGATATTGAATAGCCAAATATTATTAATAGAATAGCAGCAGATACATATTTGTCAGGAAGAACTAATTCCTTTCCTCTTATAACTAAGAGGGAAAATAATATTAAAAGGACAACTTCATAGAGGCCAGCACTAGTAGGAAAGAGCGCAAACCAGGGGGCTAAAAATGTGCTAATATACAACAAGTAATAAAGATATTGGGGATATCCTCCATCTCCATCTCCAAGTTTATTGAGATTGACACCAGACATTAATAAGTAATAGCTTCTACCCAGAGAATATAGAGTTTGTTGGTTCTAATCTATGTGTTTCACAATTAGCTACTGGATATTAATTTGGATGTTTAAATAGATATAATGATATAAACAGCTATCTATCCAATCCGAAGCAAACTATTTCAAGCATCAGTATTGTACAACTGTACTTGTAAATAAGATATTTCACCAATAACTCATGGGTTTTCACAGGATTAGCATATATAATGGTATTGTACTTCCGTTTTCTGGACCCTCATAAACTATCTATACAGAATCAAAAACTAAATATCTCTATTAAGGCTCATATGATATAGTAGAATGTCCCCACCAAATGTAGTCTGGATAACGCTTGATTCTGTCCGATCTGATCATGTGACCCCAGGGGGTGCAACACGAAACACGACTCCAAAATTACAACAGATCGTTGATTCCCCCGAAGGGTACTACCATGATCACTGTATCTCTCACGGACGCTGGTCATTGCCATCAATCACGTCTATTTTGACTGGAACCTATCCATCATATCATCAGACCGGATTTGATAACAACGTTCTCGTTTCTGAAGTTCCGACAGCGAGCGAATTGTTCTCGGATGTTGGCTATACAACGGCCTGTTTGTCTCGGAATCCTCACCTCTCTTCTGAGACGAATCTTGATCGGGGATTTGATCGATTTAAATACGTTCAAGCCTCTACTCTTCTCCAGAACGCTGGTCTCAAAACAACTGCAAAATTTCTTGCGAATATTCGCACCCACTCTGCTGGTTTCGAGTTAAACAAGTATGCTCATTCAACACCATATATCATCAATGATATAGCAAAGCGATGGGTTCAGGACTTTACTCAATCCAATAACCCATTTTTCTTCTACCTCCATTACAACGAGACTCACACCCCGTATTATCCACCACTGCCGTATCTTGATGCATTCGATGAAGAATTCCATATGGAGCCACGTGAAGCCGCGAGACGTGTTTTAGAGATATGTGATAACAAAGACGAACATATGGCCAACGGATTTTCAGAGTTCTCAGACGAAGACTGGCGGATCTTATCTGCCATGTATGATTCTGAGATCAAATACACTGACAAAATGATAGGAGACCTCATTGAGTATGTCATGAAAAAATCTAACCGAAAAACAATATTTATCGTAACCGCTGATCATGGTGAGCTATTTGGTGAGTATGGTGTATTCGGGCATACGTTGGTTCTTCATGACGGATTGGTCCATGTACCACTAGTCACACACGGGCTAGACGTTGAGCAGGATCTCGTGCAACATGTGGATATCCTCCGTACGCTCGCAGAGAAGGCAGGGGTTGATACAGAGTCGATGCAAGGACTTGATCTCCGTACAGAAAGCCGTGATTTCGCAGTAGCCCAAACATCTGCTGCTAATTTGGACCCATATTTGAAATTCAACTCGGAGTTTAATAGCGAACATTATATTCAAGACGCACAATCAGACGTCGTTCGAACCAAATCCCATAAACTTCGGACTGGAAAAGACCAAGAATGGCTCTTTGAACTACCAGATGAAGAGACAGATATCTTAGAATCTAATCAGAATATCGCATATGAGCTACGTGAAAAACGCGATGGCTGGTATCAACAGCATGGATCTGTGTCTGAACGTTCAGACGATACGTACTCTGAAGAGATGATGCAGCGGTTAGAAGATCTTGGATATCACTGATAGCTCGGTCGTATAAGCAAACCTCACTCAGAATGTTGTAGATTAAATATCATATTAGACATCCTGCGCGAGTTCTCGATACGTCTGTTGATACTCGCGAGACATACGAACTGCACTAAGATGATCTGTAGCAACAGTTCGAGGCGCCGCTGTCTCTTTCTCGACGAGTGAACCAAGGGCGGTTGCAAGACCGGAAACAGATCCAATTTCGAATTCAGTGCCTACGTCACCGTACTGGAGGATCTCTTTGTGTGGTTGGATGTCTGAGAGGCAGACAGAGAGGCCGGATGCGAGTGCTTCCATCACTGAATTTGGCAACCCTTCAGATTTTGATGCCGAGACAAAGAAATCGCTCGCTTGGAGGTACGCAGCCACATTGTCAACCCACCCCTCGAAAAAGACGCGACTAGTATCCTGAATCGCGTGTTCGCACTTCTTTCGTAGTGGGCCGTCACCGAGTAGTACGAGATAACCGTCGTCGCTGAGACTACTTTGGGAAAAGCCGCGGACAACAGTTACTGGATCTTTTCGTTCTATCAAGGATCCCACAGAGATGATGATTGGCCCATCGGTTGGCAATCCCAGTTGCTCACGCCGATTCTGTGTTTCAGACGGAGTTACAGGAGTATACGAGGTCGTATCTACTCCGTTTTGAATTGGAGCCGCATCAATTCCATGCGGCTGCACTGCCTGGGCTATCGTCTCCGAACAAGCAACCGGGTACTGCAGCCGTTTCAATATATTTGTGTGGAGAACGGCCATCGGCATCCCTTTCTTCTGTCCGTACTTTGCAGGATAATCATCGAAGGCGTAGTTTCGAATTGTTGTAACGTGGGGGTGCCCAGAGACGAACGCAGTGACCAGTGTATCTGCTCTGATACCCTGTGTGTGAATTATATCTGGATCGTACTCGTTCACAGCATTCCGAAGACGAACTGGCCCTATTAGAGCTCCTTTGACTCGAGACAATCCAAGCGTCTCGTATTCAATATCTAGCTCACGAAATCGAGCAAGTTCTGAATCCTCTGGTTCAGGGGACAGTGTTAGTATCCGGGCATTGAACTCCTCGCTCAAATTTTCGAGTAAGTAGTAGAGTTGATTCGTGGGTCCACTCTGGCGGAGCGTCGAAACGATGTAAAGGAGATCAATGGCCATGCGTCTATCTCAAACTGTTGTGGTTAATAAATAATGGATCGCTGAGTAACGCAGTTCGAAAACGACTATTGGTCTGGCTAAGGTATCACCTCACGAACTCGAATGAGCTTCAATCCTATTGAACGGAAAATTGCGGAAACTCTAAACAGGTTTCCGAGAATAAAACAAGCAGCAAAACACATCTACCAGCGATCAAATTATTTCCTCTTTGGTGACCAGGATTTCACATTCGATGTTCATCCAAAGGCAACCCTTCTAACTCCCGCTCAATATTTCGATACGACTCCATCCAATAGATGCGAATTCTTTGGCTATTTCGACACTTCACCGTGGAGTCAACGAATGGACTCGTTAGTGTATCATCGTCTCACGAACAACGCCCAAGTCTCTCTGCAGTTATACCAGCGTGACTCGTCTCGATCAATAACAACCTCGAGTGCATGGAATTTCCAGCAAGGTTGTAGAACGCAATGGCATCCGACGCACGCTGACCAAATTTTGTACAATGATATTCAAAATGGAACCGTCATTACAAATCTGATTGATGCAACCGGCTCAAATATCAAGACGTACGATCGACCCCTTCAAAGTATGTCTCCATCGGGCCAAGAGTTCATCTCTCTCAACTATCATCGACTCGATCGAAATCGACCTGACTATGGATACGGCATTGATGATCAAACGAAAATACATCACCCATCTGAAGACGGGCTCTGGAGAGTGAATACAGACTCGAACTCAAGCGAACTGATAATTCCACTCTCAGAACTCATCGATAATGACGTAGATCACAAAGACCATTATTTAAATCATGTTCTGTACAATCCATCGGGTGGCCAGTTTGTCTTCCTGCATCGATGGCAAGGATCACAGGGACGTGTTTCGCGTTTGTATGTGTCTGATAGGCTTGGGGACACTCAACTAATTATGGATGATGGCGTTGTTTCTCACTACTGTTGGTTGAACGATTATCAGATACTAGTCTGGGGGCGTACCGAAAGACACGGGGATGGCTATCATATTATTAATGTTGAGAACAATGAACGAGAGCTTGTTCAACCCCTAGACGAGTACGGCGATGGCCATCCGTCTATCTCTCCTGACGGGCAATGGATTGTTACGGATACGTACCCCGATCGCAGCCGTCAACGGCATCTTTTCCTTTTGAATCTCGAGACGAACGAGGTAATTGAGATAGGTCGATTTCTTTCGCCGTTTGGTTTCGAAGGAACAGAACGCTGTGACCTACATCCGAGATGGAGTCCAGATGGAACCGCAATTTCGATTGATTCGGCTCATGATGGAACACGTCGCAGTTATATTCTTGATGTCTCCTCGTTAGTCTCAACGCCGTCTCGAAGGAATGTTCGGTAGATCAAACTCCGAAGGCTGTTCGGTAACAATCTAACTGGAACTCGAACAGCAATATTCCGTAAAAAAGTAACACGAGAAATAGCGTCCATACGGAGGAATTCTCGCTGTATTTCTAGCTCAAGCAGAGAATATTTGACCCCTCCTCTTCGTTCGTATAGGTCATTACTGGCCCGGCACTTTACGAGTACCTCAGGAATGTTTTCAATGGTATACCCCTGAGATAACATTCGCACCCAGAGTTCGTAGTCCTGCATTGATCGGTACGAGCGATAATTCCCGGCCTCCAAAACGGAAGACCGTCGAAACATCACGCTTGGATGGTTTGTTGGAGATCGAAATTGAGCCATCGATCTGACCTCAGCTGCACTTGAAGGTACCTTTCTAACGTTTTTGATATTATCGGGGTTATCGTAGAATTCACCGACATTACTGCCGACAACATCAATATTAGGATTTGAGAGTAGATATGAGACTTGAGTCTCAAATCGGTGTGGTTCGGAAATGTCATCGGCATCCATTCGTGCGACAAGATCATGAGAACACTTCTTGAGCCCCGTTTGAAGTGCTATACCGAGACCTTGATTGGAGTCCAGCTGGATAAGAGTAAAAACATTTGGATGCGCTGAAGTGAATTTTTCGATGGTCTGTTCTATCTCAGAAGGAAGGGGGCCATCCGCAACGAGAACAATCTCCTCGGGTTCTACTGATTGCTCAACGATGCTTCTAAGGGCTTCGTCTAAGTGTTCTGGATCATCATTTTCGTAAACGCTAATTAGAACAGAGAATGATCCATCAGTCATCGTACTCCAGTGAGATTTGAGTCTTTCTCGCTAAAGTTGTTCTCATGACTGTGGGTAACTGCTTAACTTCCATGCGTGTAGAATTACTTGCAAAGTTGGTATACTCAACATTCGTTTTCAGCAACTGTTACTAAGGCTAATGGCTTTACGTTTTGCTGCTTTTGTATTTCTCGTTATGGCTCAACCCTACTTACGATCGCTTTATAGTTTAGTCTGAGGCGGAGCGGAAGTATGCTAGAACAAGTTGATCAAAGAGGTTTTGATACCTAAATAGTATTGTAATTTATGAGCGCGGAAAACCTGAGAGACTGTCCCTTATGCCGATCCTCAGAGAGATCATTATCAAACCAGTACAATGGTTATTCTATAGGGACATGCGACAAGTGTGGTTTTCTCTATGTTTTTGACCCCGGTGAAGACACTGCTTCAGAGGCAAATGCAGAGATAGAACACGCGCGACATACAAAAATTCCAGAACCCCGAAAGCGCCACCAATACATATCAAACCTGATAGAGATGAGTTGCGGATCAAATGTAGATGTTCTTGAGATCGGTTCTGGTTATGGCGGATTGGGAAAATTACTTGAGAAAAAAGATCACACATATGTCGGATTTGAACCGAGCAATATACGTGCTGATATAGCAACTGAAGGTGGTTTGAATGTCATAGACAAGGTTTTTGAGCCAGCAGAAGTTGACCAAGCTTTTGATGTTGTAGTAATTGATAATGTGCTGGAGCATGTTTTGAATCCACTTGAGTTGATTATTGATGCGGCGAGTGTGATCAAGGATACTGGAATTGTAATTGTCATTGTCCCCTCCAGAAGAGATCTCCGACGGTTACACCCAAATTGGAATGATACACATTTCTGGATCCCAGATGTACACATTAATTTTTTCAGACCAATGGATCTGAATCGGTTATATGCAAGATCTGGCCTTAGCATGACTCCATTTCCCCCATCTGCTTTCGAAATAGGGACAATGAAAGATTTACTATTCAGATTCAAAGCATCTATTGAATATTTTGACTATTATCCCTTGTCGTTGTATACATATGGGTCATAACTAGATGCGATAAACTCCAATTTAGATACTAGTTGGATGGCAAAGTCCGCCGCCTTTCACGTCGGGATAGACCTTCTGGGCAACCCGGAGGATCCGCATTGGGAGGTGGATTCTCGAGTCACCGGTTATGTTATTCGGTTCAAAACGACGTTCGAGGTGAAAGTCTGTCGTCCAGACACACCGTCACAGGGCCCGTGTGTCTCCCCAGTGGGCCGAACTCGAGAAGTCCCGACGAGCAACCAATGTAGGGGCTCGAAGGCGGTAGCAAACCGATCCGACGAGGACCAGCGCAGCGACGCCCGGCCACACCACTGACAGCGCCACGTCATCCGCCTCGGCGGTCGACTCGAGCGACGCGACGCTTACCGCGTCGCCGCCCGCAACTGGCAGCGTCTCGCTCGTCGACTCGAAACCGGGGGCCTCGATGGTCACCGTGTACTCACCGGCTTCCAGGGCGACAGTCCCAATCCCGTCGGCGTTTGTCTCCGCGGTGTGCTCGCCGATCGTGACGGTCGCCTCTGCAATCGGATCCCCGTCAGCATCCTCGGCAGTGGTGGTCGCGGTGTGTTCGTCCGCGTCGCCGGTGGTGAGCGTCTCGGTCGCGGTGTCGGTCACCGTAAGCGCGACCTCGTCCCTCACTCCGACGAGATGTCGATGGCGTCGCGTCGGCGACGATCGACGCGGGGACGGGACGGTGCGAACTGGTCGCCTCCACTCCCACACCTGAGGGGCTGCTGGCCGAACGCGGGAGCAGCGTTCTCGACACGGTCGTCGATCACGGACGGGTGACCGTCACGGTCGTCTGTCCCGAAGGCGGGGGCGTCAACGCGCTCTCGTCGTCGCTCGAGGAACAGTGTCCCGACGCTCGCGTCGGTTCGATCCAGCCGAACCGACATCCGACGAATACGACGACGGTGGGTGATCTCCTCGTGTCGATGACCGACAAGCGACGATAGGCGGTCGAACTCGCCTACGACTCCGGGTACTTCGAGCGGGCGCGGGAACACAACACCACCGAAATCACCTCCAATTCGGCGCCTCTCGAGCGACGTTCACACAGCATCTCCGCGCGGTCGAGCGACAACTCCTCTCTCGAGTCTTCGACTCGAGCACCCTCGTCTAAGGCTTCTTTCTCGCGAAATTTGGCGTCATCACTGTACAAGCTCAGCAATGTACAAGCAGACCATCGTTTGTTGACGAGGTGTTTGCGTTGCAAAGTTACTTTGCGCCACAAACTTATTTGTGAGAGGGTATCGATCCAACTGGTATGAGCGCCGAGAACCATCGTGGCCCACCTACAGGTCGCTTCTTCGAACAGACCACCGGGTTCGCCGTCAGATCCCTTCGAACGCTCAGACGAAACGGTGCCGTCGTCTTCTGGGCGGTGGCGTTTCCGGCGATGTTCTATCTGATGACGGTGTACCTTTTCATCGATACCAGCACACTGTCGGCGGAGGTGGCGAGCGTCGTCAAGGCGACCAACGCGATCTCCTACGGGACGTTCGCAGCGCTGATCGTGTTCCTGAACACGTTCTCACAGTCGCTGGTCGACGACGTTGAGGGGGGTCGGTACGCGCAGTTTCGAGCGCTTCCCGTCCTCCCGAGCGCGGACTTCTTCGGGCGGTTCGCGGCCGCTTACGTGTTCGCACTCGGCGCGGCCGGCGCGGTCCTCGGCGTCGGGTGGGCTACCGGCGCGACGTACGGCACTCAGTCGGCCGGTTCCATTCCCGTCGCGCTGTGTAGCTTGTTCGCACTCGGCCTGTTCGCTGCGAGCCTCGCCGTCGTTCTGGTCGCGGCTGTGCCCGAAGCGAAATTCGCTAGCATCATCGCCATCAGCGTGGTCATGATCGCGTTCTTCCTTACCGGGTACAACGGCATCCAGCCTGGCATGGTCGCTTCCAGCGCGGAGTTCGTCAACTACGTGCCGAACGCGCTTGCCACTCGGCTCGCGGTGTATCACCTCGTTCCCGTCGGTGACTGGACCCAGGCCGGACTCGCCGCA contains the following coding sequences:
- a CDS encoding class I SAM-dependent methyltransferase yields the protein MSAENLRDCPLCRSSERSLSNQYNGYSIGTCDKCGFLYVFDPGEDTASEANAEIEHARHTKIPEPRKRHQYISNLIEMSCGSNVDVLEIGSGYGGLGKLLEKKDHTYVGFEPSNIRADIATEGGLNVIDKVFEPAEVDQAFDVVVIDNVLEHVLNPLELIIDAASVIKDTGIVIVIVPSRRDLRRLHPNWNDTHFWIPDVHINFFRPMDLNRLYARSGLSMTPFPPSAFEIGTMKDLLFRFKASIEYFDYYPLSLYTYGS
- a CDS encoding glycosyltransferase, with product MAIDLLYIVSTLRQSGPTNQLYYLLENLSEEFNARILTLSPEPEDSELARFRELDIEYETLGLSRVKGALIGPVRLRNAVNEYDPDIIHTQGIRADTLVTAFVSGHPHVTTIRNYAFDDYPAKYGQKKGMPMAVLHTNILKRLQYPVACSETIAQAVQPHGIDAAPIQNGVDTTSYTPVTPSETQNRREQLGLPTDGPIIISVGSLIERKDPVTVVRGFSQSSLSDDGYLVLLGDGPLRKKCEHAIQDTSRVFFEGWVDNVAAYLQASDFFVSASKSEGLPNSVMEALASGLSVCLSDIQPHKEILQYGDVGTEFEIGSVSGLATALGSLVEKETAAPRTVATDHLSAVRMSREYQQTYRELAQDV
- a CDS encoding carboxypeptidase-like regulatory domain-containing protein — translated: MRDEVALTVTDTATETLTTGDADEHTATTTAEDADGDPIAEATVTIGEHTAETNADGIGTVALEAGEYTVTIEAPGFESTSETLPVAGGDAVSVASLESTAEADDVALSVVWPGVAALVLVGSVCYRLRAPTLVARRDFSSSAHWGDTRAL
- a CDS encoding O-antigen ligase family protein; the protein is MSGVNLNKLGDGDGGYPQYLYYLLYISTFLAPWFALFPTSAGLYEVVLLILFSLLVIRGKELVLPDKYVSAAILLIIFGYSISVFNAQEPTEAIKLPLQLTFIFIIQSSVLYTLTRTRRQLYHHAIALVFSLFAMVIYFAITNMSDSNFMNGRLILFFDNPNVFALHIAPATVLGAYIAYSKWKQDRIQPMVLTGAIAIIGIALIVLSQSRRVFIYLFISIFLIVGTSFGRRDRILNLAVKGGVIALSFGVLGILLLASGFVPDIFIERLNVLDGRGSLDNRIIPIILGFRFLKENLIFGAGYNNFMNHLDYLAITPLEKRYAHKPHNMFIIPFVEGGIFAGFGISALTGIISWRSVRSWKSGLFEYSEIAFVFVVCTFSFFASQMFGVFSLLRLNWLMMFLCLISLNIVADRGQSPEQAGEV
- a CDS encoding sulfatase, producing MSPPNVVWITLDSVRSDHVTPGGATRNTTPKLQQIVDSPEGYYHDHCISHGRWSLPSITSILTGTYPSYHQTGFDNNVLVSEVPTASELFSDVGYTTACLSRNPHLSSETNLDRGFDRFKYVQASTLLQNAGLKTTAKFLANIRTHSAGFELNKYAHSTPYIINDIAKRWVQDFTQSNNPFFFYLHYNETHTPYYPPLPYLDAFDEEFHMEPREAARRVLEICDNKDEHMANGFSEFSDEDWRILSAMYDSEIKYTDKMIGDLIEYVMKKSNRKTIFIVTADHGELFGEYGVFGHTLVLHDGLVHVPLVTHGLDVEQDLVQHVDILRTLAEKAGVDTESMQGLDLRTESRDFAVAQTSAANLDPYLKFNSEFNSEHYIQDAQSDVVRTKSHKLRTGKDQEWLFELPDEETDILESNQNIAYELREKRDGWYQQHGSVSERSDDTYSEEMMQRLEDLGYH
- a CDS encoding ABC transporter permease codes for the protein MSAENHRGPPTGRFFEQTTGFAVRSLRTLRRNGAVVFWAVAFPAMFYLMTVYLFIDTSTLSAEVASVVKATNAISYGTFAALIVFLNTFSQSLVDDVEGGRYAQFRALPVLPSADFFGRFAAAYVFALGAAGAVLGVGWATGATYGTQSAGSIPVALCSLFALGLFAASLAVVLVAAVPEAKFASIIAISVVMIAFFLTGYNGIQPGMVASSAEFVNYVPNALATRLAVYHLVPVGDWTQAGLAAPSAPVSPVFVALLAAYAAAGVGVAVFATRHSLYRGEIK
- a CDS encoding glycosyltransferase translates to MTDGSFSVLISVYENDDPEHLDEALRSIVEQSVEPEEIVLVADGPLPSEIEQTIEKFTSAHPNVFTLIQLDSNQGLGIALQTGLKKCSHDLVARMDADDISEPHRFETQVSYLLSNPNIDVVGSNVGEFYDNPDNIKNVRKVPSSAAEVRSMAQFRSPTNHPSVMFRRSSVLEAGNYRSYRSMQDYELWVRMLSQGYTIENIPEVLVKCRASNDLYERRGGVKYSLLELEIQREFLRMDAISRVTFLRNIAVRVPVRLLPNSLRSLIYRTFLRDGVETNEETSRI